In the genome of Neovison vison isolate M4711 chromosome 3, ASM_NN_V1, whole genome shotgun sequence, one region contains:
- the TPST2 gene encoding protein-tyrosine sulfotransferase 2 isoform X2, translating to MRLSVRRALLAAGCALALVLAVQVGQQVLECRAVLGGPRGPRRAMRPEQEDLVMVGADHVEYRYGKAMPLIFVGGVPRSGTTLMRAMLDAHPEVRCGEETRIIPRVLAMRQAWSKSGREKLRLDEAGVTDEVLDAAMQAFILEVIAKHGEPARVLCNKDPFTLKSSVYLSRLFPNSKFLLMVRDGRASVHSMITRKVTIAGFDLSSYRDCLTKWNKAIEVMYAQCMEVGKDKCLPVYYEQLVLHPRRSLKIILDFLGIAWSDAVLHHEDLIGKPGGVSLSNLFFLPRIERSTDQVIKPVNLEALSKWTGHIPGDVLRDMAQIAPMLARLGYDPYANPPNYGNPDPIVVNNTHRVLKGDYKTPANLKGYFQVNQNTTSSHLGSS from the exons ATGCGCCTGTCGGTGCGGAGGGCGCTGCTGGCGGCTGGCTGCGCCCTGGCCCTGGTGCTGGCAGTCCAGGTGGGGCAGCAGGTGCTGGAGTGCCGCGCGGTGCTGGGGGGTCCACGCGGCCCTCGGCGCGCCATGCGGCCGGAGCAGGAGGACCTGGTGATGGTGGGCGCGGACCACGTGGAGTACCGCTACGGCAAGGCCATGCCGCTCATCTTCGTGGGGGGCGTGCCCCGCAGCGGTACGACGCTGATGCGCGCCATGCTAGACGCCCACCCCGAGGTACGCTGCGGCGAGGAGACGCGTATCATCCCGCGTGTGCTCGCCATGCGCCAGGCCTGGTCCAAGTCCGGCCGTGAGAAGCTGCGGCTAGACGAGGCAGGCGTGACGGACGAGGTGCTAGACGCCGCCATGCAGGCCTTCATCCTGGAGGTGATTGCCAAGCACGGTGAGCCAGCGCGCGTGCTGTGCAACAAGGACCCCTTCACGCTCAAGTCCTCTGTGTACCTGTCTCGTCTGTTCCCCAACTCCAAGTTCCTGCTGATGGTGCGGGACGGCCGGGCGTCCGTGCACTCCATGATTACCCGCAAGGTCACCATCGCGGGCTTCGACCTCAGTAGCTACCGTGACTGCCTCACTAAGTGGAACAAGGCCATTGAGGTGATGTACGCCCAGTGCATGGAGGTGGGCAAGGACAAGTGCCTGCCCGTGTACTACGAGCAGCTGGTGTTGCACCCCAGGCGCTCCCTCAAGATCATCCTGGACTTCCTGGGCATCGCCTGGAGCGACGCTGTCCTGCACCACGAGGACCTCATTGGCAAGCCCGGGGGTGTGTCCCTGTCCAA CCTGTTCTTTCTCCCCAGGATTGAACGATCCACAGACCAGGTCATCAAGCCTGTGAACCTGGAAGCCCTCTCCAAGTGGACTGGCCACATCCCTGGGGACGTGTTGAGGGACATGGCCCAGATCGCCCCCATGCTGGCTCGGCTTGGCTATGATCCCTATGCAAACCCACCCAACTACGGCAACCCTGACCCCATCGTTGTCAACAACACACACCGG GTCTTGAAAGGAGACTATAAAACACCAGCCAATTTGAAAGGATATTTTCAG GTGAACCAGAacaccacctcctcccacttAGGAAGCTCATGA
- the TPST2 gene encoding protein-tyrosine sulfotransferase 2 isoform X1 produces MRLSVRRALLAAGCALALVLAVQVGQQVLECRAVLGGPRGPRRAMRPEQEDLVMVGADHVEYRYGKAMPLIFVGGVPRSGTTLMRAMLDAHPEVRCGEETRIIPRVLAMRQAWSKSGREKLRLDEAGVTDEVLDAAMQAFILEVIAKHGEPARVLCNKDPFTLKSSVYLSRLFPNSKFLLMVRDGRASVHSMITRKVTIAGFDLSSYRDCLTKWNKAIEVMYAQCMEVGKDKCLPVYYEQLVLHPRRSLKIILDFLGIAWSDAVLHHEDLIGKPGGVSLSKIERSTDQVIKPVNLEALSKWTGHIPGDVLRDMAQIAPMLARLGYDPYANPPNYGNPDPIVVNNTHRVLKGDYKTPANLKGYFQVNQNTTSSHLGSS; encoded by the exons ATGCGCCTGTCGGTGCGGAGGGCGCTGCTGGCGGCTGGCTGCGCCCTGGCCCTGGTGCTGGCAGTCCAGGTGGGGCAGCAGGTGCTGGAGTGCCGCGCGGTGCTGGGGGGTCCACGCGGCCCTCGGCGCGCCATGCGGCCGGAGCAGGAGGACCTGGTGATGGTGGGCGCGGACCACGTGGAGTACCGCTACGGCAAGGCCATGCCGCTCATCTTCGTGGGGGGCGTGCCCCGCAGCGGTACGACGCTGATGCGCGCCATGCTAGACGCCCACCCCGAGGTACGCTGCGGCGAGGAGACGCGTATCATCCCGCGTGTGCTCGCCATGCGCCAGGCCTGGTCCAAGTCCGGCCGTGAGAAGCTGCGGCTAGACGAGGCAGGCGTGACGGACGAGGTGCTAGACGCCGCCATGCAGGCCTTCATCCTGGAGGTGATTGCCAAGCACGGTGAGCCAGCGCGCGTGCTGTGCAACAAGGACCCCTTCACGCTCAAGTCCTCTGTGTACCTGTCTCGTCTGTTCCCCAACTCCAAGTTCCTGCTGATGGTGCGGGACGGCCGGGCGTCCGTGCACTCCATGATTACCCGCAAGGTCACCATCGCGGGCTTCGACCTCAGTAGCTACCGTGACTGCCTCACTAAGTGGAACAAGGCCATTGAGGTGATGTACGCCCAGTGCATGGAGGTGGGCAAGGACAAGTGCCTGCCCGTGTACTACGAGCAGCTGGTGTTGCACCCCAGGCGCTCCCTCAAGATCATCCTGGACTTCCTGGGCATCGCCTGGAGCGACGCTGTCCTGCACCACGAGGACCTCATTGGCAAGCCCGGGGGTGTGTCCCTGTCCAA GATTGAACGATCCACAGACCAGGTCATCAAGCCTGTGAACCTGGAAGCCCTCTCCAAGTGGACTGGCCACATCCCTGGGGACGTGTTGAGGGACATGGCCCAGATCGCCCCCATGCTGGCTCGGCTTGGCTATGATCCCTATGCAAACCCACCCAACTACGGCAACCCTGACCCCATCGTTGTCAACAACACACACCGG GTCTTGAAAGGAGACTATAAAACACCAGCCAATTTGAAAGGATATTTTCAG GTGAACCAGAacaccacctcctcccacttAGGAAGCTCATGA